CCGGCGACACCCCGGCGGCACTGGTCGAGCAAGGCACAACCCGCAACCAGCGCGTCCACATCGGCACGATTGCCACCTTACCGCAATTGGTGAAAGACAGCGGGGTTCGCGCCCCCACCCTCACTATTGTCGGCGAAGTGGTTAATTTGCATAGCAAATTGCACTGGTACGAACCGCAACGCCACGTTATTGCCAGCGAATTCAGCCTCGACCACCCTGTTGCTCCCGTGGAGGTATAAGCCATGTCCGAAACCCGTATCAACGTTGAAACCTTCAAGCAAAATCTCAATGCCACTGGGCAAGATTTCAAACACAATATGAGTTCCGAAGGCAGTTGCTCCGAAAACGAACCCTACGCCATGCAAGTCATCGACGACAGCATGGAGCCGGAATTCGCCAAAGGTTGCGTGATTGTGATCGACCCGACCGGCATTGTGCGCGATGGCGCGTATGTATTCGCCATCGACGACAAAGACGAATACATTTTCCGCCAATTGCGCATTGTCGAAGGCAAATACATCCTTGTTGCCCTCAATGACGACTACGAAGCCATCGAAATCAGCGGCATGAAGCGCATCGAAGGCGTGATTACCCAACGTTCGGCGGGCAGTTACCGACCACCCAATGGCAAACGCCGCACTTACCACAAGTGGTACGACAAATGACGATTATGTACGGCATCCCCAACTGCGACACCGTGAAAAAAGCCCGTGCTTGGCTGGGTGAACGCGGTATCGAATACACCTTCCACGATTTTCGTAAGGATGGCGTAAATCCAGTATGGTTACGTGCTTGGGTGGA
The window above is part of the Thiothrix winogradskyi genome. Proteins encoded here:
- a CDS encoding S24 family peptidase, which codes for MSETRINVETFKQNLNATGQDFKHNMSSEGSCSENEPYAMQVIDDSMEPEFAKGCVIVIDPTGIVRDGAYVFAIDDKDEYIFRQLRIVEGKYILVALNDDYEAIEISGMKRIEGVITQRSAGSYRPPNGKRRTYHKWYDK